The Panicum hallii strain FIL2 chromosome 5, PHallii_v3.1, whole genome shotgun sequence genome contains the following window.
AAGCTGGCAAGCACCCTGTTGTAAGCCTGAATTTGATCCCAAACTGGACATAGAGTATCCGCTTCAACCAGTATAATTCCTTGTATTTGAGTGCTAGCCATCAACCCTAAGAAGTGCAGCGTAAATTAACTCGCCGGTGGTTCAAAGCACCAACACTGATGGGTAGAGTGTACAACATCTCCTCCGCTAACCATCTAAATTACTACATGGTTCTCGTGATTTACCTTTGCATTAAATTAAATCTAAAGATGCTAACTATTTCAACCAAAGAACACATTAAAATAAGAGGCAACTGTCCACTCTAATCTTTTCCGGTAGATGGATCACGCACACCTGTCGATGCTCGTCTGGTTCGGCACGCCATCTTTTGTTAATGCAGCCGGCTACGACTACATAGAGTATTTTATGttagaaaaatataaatttttctCAACTTGCCACTCCGCGTCCTCATCGTTGTTGGTCAAAATCGCAAGCAATCTTCGAGGAAAGAAGGATCGCTAGAGCTGCTCCAAGAACTTCCCTTCTGCCTTGTTAGATCGTAGACACTACAACGATGTCAGGATCTCCCCCATTGCCATTGTCTCCTTCCCAAGAAGCGGGGAGGCCAGGAAATCCTCTGCCTACGGATCTCCCCCGGGGCTACCGTTTCCGCCCAACTGATGCTGAGCTGATCAACCACCACCTGAAGCCGAAGTTGCTTGGCTATCATAGGCCTGGAAAAAGCATCGTCATTCCTGAGGTTGATCTTCGCAAGGTGGAGCCATGGGATCTGCCCGACACGTCACGACTGGATACAAGTGAATGGTATGTCTTCAACCTGAGGAGGCACCGTGGGGGCTTCCGCATCCGGGTTGATCGAGCAACACCGGGCGGATACTGGATATTAACCCGGAAAAAGAGGGTTATGGACGACGGCAATAATAGGATGGTGATTGGGACGAAGAAGACATTTTTCCATTATAGGGGGAAGGCACCGAAGGGTACCAAGAATGAAGAATGGGTTATGCACGAGTACGGCGTCGAGGTATGAGTGGTCTCTTCCTTTATCGTTTCGTGTGATAcagtcttttttttttgaatggACAATTTTCCATTACAACCTGATGCTAGAGAAATCGCTAGCAACAAGCTTAATTACAAAGTCTGAAGCTTCACTAGACACTAGCTCCACTTCAGCAGCACCAACCACACTACCCCATGCTGCTAGACCGTGAGCAACATAATTACGGGTTCTCGGACCATGATCTTGCAAAAATTATGATTCAAAGGTAACAAAATGCTTCAGCTCCCATACATTATTCACCGCCCTAGACAGATAATAAGCAGGCTAGACAGTGATTCACATAATTTACTCGTAGGGATGCGTCCCACCGCAAGTGCTAGTTGGAGCAGTATTACTGCTTAGTATTTCCTCCGGGGCTCCGTCCTAAATTTTTAGTATATAGATTTTTCTATGAACCTACACATTTATGCATTAAAAACCAAAACTACTAATAATTTAGAATTGAGGAAGTACTAGAGATGCCTCCAACCACAATTACTAAGTAGTAGGAGCAGTATTGATACTTAGATGAGTGTAATATAGGaaattaaagaaaaagaacGGCAAACTAGTAGTACATTTTTTTAGAAGGCCAAAGTGGGCAAGTTAGCCGAGCATCCACCCATACGCCGCGCTGTTGCAGAAGGcgatgccgccgccaccttcgctcTCCTCCAAACGATTGGATGTCGAGGCTTTGGAGCTCGTTGCTTGCGCGCCCATGATGCGAACGCGGTGACGGATGCCGGGTCTGTTGGCCAGTGGCGCTAGGGCTTGCCGGCAGGTGAAGATGAGAATACGGGGAGGACGTTGGTGGAATTTAGCCTTGTGTACATGTGCTCCAAAGAAAACCATGTGCGCATGGTATATATGTCGTAGACATGGATAAGTATATAGCCTTGAGGACACCCTTTATTTTGATGGTCTCTGACTGTCCAAGCCCGGGTAGGGTTGTCCTACAAAGCAGAGTCCGACTTACACTACCGGAAACGCTGTCCTTGCCGAGTGTctgaggctttgccgagtgctaaaaatcgaacactcggcaaagagactctttgccgagtgctacactcggcaaagaaaaacacacgGTGAAAACACCCTTTGCCGAGAGTCAGACACTCggctactttgccgagtgtcgggcgctcggcaaaagacgacactcggcaaacgagCGCCACGCAATTAACGGCgtcattctttgccgagtgcctagtcgaagacactcggcaaagagacgttttgccgagtgcctgtctaaggcactcggcaaaatgtatatcttttttatttctccttTGCCTAAATTTTTTTCTATTGTCATCCTACATTCTCCTCAACAATATATGTAATTTAGGCTCATTTCTCAAAGTGTGTGCTATATTtcgtcaatttattttattttattgaatttcttgaataattcaaatttgaactgcgtggtcattcgaatagtggaaaaaatgaatgaaaaattgttatttatgttaatgagcatgctttgatGTCTTATCGAAAAAAGGACCAGAAATTTTGGAACTACTATTCACAAAATATGGCGATTAAATTGTGTTCGAGTCgtatttaaattgtataaaaggcaaatttggtcggaaaattatgaaacttgtcaagatgtcatgttatcatgtgaggataTTGTGATAAAAATTTTATAAGATTTCGTGAAAGTTTGCAATCTACAatgcttaacacctaatcggTCTATATATAAAATCGTACACCTCTTTGGAAAACTTTTAgtttgtaagcatcgtatgtttTTACTTTAACGAAACCTCATCAGATTTTTATCATAGGTTCCCCATAtgatatcattacatctcgacaagtttcataattttcagaCCATATTtgcattttatacattttaaaaacaactgaacaataagttcgtcgtcatgtttCGTGGACAATAAATTTGAAATTTCTGATATTTTTCTCGATAATGCCTCAACGCATGATTCAATAacgtgaatatcattttttgattcattattttccattattcgtgtgatttgtagttcaaattttaataattacaagaaattcaataacatgaaataaattgatgaaatatagcaaacacttcgattAATGGGCACAAATTGCACATACTGTTGCATGTAATGTAAGTATCACAGCAAAAAAGTTTGGTGGCAAATAGGTGTAAAAAACTAAAATCATTTGCCGAGTGGCTGTTTCGGGCGCTCGGCAAAtcggcctctttgccgagtgcctgcttGGGGCGCTCGGCAAACAGGGAATATATCCCAGCCGGCcccccgcgcgcccgcccgttACCCACACGCGCGCGCTATCTTCAATttcgcccccgcccgcgccccgccccaGCCCCCGCTCCCGgccccaccgcgccgccgccgctccccgccccGCAGCCCCGGCTGCGTCCCCGgcctgcgcccccgccgccgccgcgcccccggcccccgccgtgccccggcccgagccgccgccgcgcccccagccgcggccgcaccccggcccgagccgccgccgtgcccccggccccgacgccgcgcccccggccccccgccgcgccccgggcccgagctgccgccgcgcccccgccccccgccgcgccccggcccgagccgccgccgcgcccccggccccccgccgcgccccggcccgagccgccgccgcgcccccggccccccgccgctccccgggcccgagctgccgccgcgcccccggccccgccgcgcgcccccggccccctaccgcgccccggcccgagcAGAGTGAGTATTCAGTGAAGATTACTCTTTCTTACCTTTAGTACTTTGTTGTAGTAAGGATTCATCAGTTCGAATGCTTACATCGAGAGAATATTTCAAGTTAGATTGTGTCCCTCTTGAAACCTTAACACAGCATACAAGACAGAAATCCCCATTGCCGTTTTTCAAAAATGATGCATTATATACTAGAAGGAGCTAGTGAAATAACTTCTCATTTCTATTGCAAGCTCACCACTGCAACAAGTCCCGTTTGCTACTCGAATAAGAGAAATCTCGATGGAAACTATGCACAAGCAAAACTGAGTTCCAGTTTGCTACTCGAATAAGAGAAATCTCGATGGAAACTGTGCATTTTACATGAGAATACCTAGGTCAAATGGCTTAGATCGATATCATTTCTTCAGTAGGACTAGAAGGTGTCAGGAATTAATCTCGCAGCGCCCTAATCTTTAGTAATTTGTGATCTCTGTTTTggtttgtgtgtgtgtgagtgtgcCTCCTTTGATATAACATATGTAACATATATTATTAAGTCACCTAGGAATATTAAAGcaaaattgaggcttccattgcaggtactgcccccggccgcgccctcggccgtgcccccgccgcgccccggccgccgcaggtACTGCATCCGTTCATGTTCCACCAGCTGATGCAcgtttctttaaaaaaatacaCCATGTATCTTTAGGAGTTGTTGTAGATCATTCTGCTGTGTTGATATAACATGCCATATTCCTCGCTCCCGTGCATATACGTAGGGCAATTGATATTACTCTATCTCCGGTGTATATGTTAGAGGATGGAAGACCGCGCGTGGATGTACACTGGCCGCCCAAGTTAGGTTGGGATGACTAGTGAGTGGATCAGGAAGACCGATGCTTTCTTGGAAATGGCATTTGGTgaagctgctaaaggagcgaATATGATTCTCTGCTCATGCAGCAAGTGTGCAAACAGGAAAAGACAAAATAAGAAgaacatgggggaacatctttgcaagaatggatttacggcagactatacccggtggatctaccacggtgaagccaatcgtatgagagaggatgtggtgagaccacgtgtcgaggattaTGATGCTAATGCCGGTGTAGCGGACATGTTGGATGACTATGGGGAGGCACGGTTCGCCGAGGGACAaacggaggaggagccagagtCGACCGCAAAGGCGTTCTACGACATGCTTGCTGCGTCACATAAACCCCTTCATGGACATACGACGGTTTCTCAGCTTGATGCAATTGGACgcataatggcgttaaagtcgcAGTACAGTCTGAGTCGAGGCGCCTTTGATGCTTTATTGACAGTTATTGGTAGCCTGCTTCCGAAGGGTCACATTCTACCAAAGAGCATGTATGAGGCACGGAAACTgcttcgtgcactcaagatgccgtatgagCAGATACATGCTTGTAGGAATGGGTGCGTCCTGTTTAGGAAAGAATACACGGAAGCAAAGTACTGTCCAAAGTGTAAATTCTCAAGGTTCATGGAGGTAGACTGTGATGGTGATGGCCCAAAGAGGCAGCTTAACATTCCCGTGACAGTCCTATGATACCTTCTGTTCATATCGAGGATCCAGAGGCTATACATGACTGAGGACTACGCGAAACAAATGACTTGGCACAAAAATGGCAAACGATACAATCCTGACAAGATGGTACATGCatccgatggtgaagcatggaaacactttgatagcattcatcatgagaaagccagagatgctcgtaatgtacgtgttgtgctggcaacagatgggttcaatccttatggaatgtCGGCTGCCACATACACATGCTGGCCTGTATTCGTTATCCCCCTCAATCTTCCCCCGGGCATATGCTTTCAACGGCAGAACATAATCTTgtcgttgattattcctggacacccggggaataatatgggtgtgttcatggagcctctcATTGATGATTTGATCCATGCTTGGAGTACGGGGTATGGACATACGATCGGGCTACAAAGCAAAACTTCATAATGCATGTTTGGTACAAATACTCCATGCATGACTTGCTGGCGTATGGGGTATTATGCGCATGGTGTGTTCACGGGAAGTTCCCATGTCCTGTATGCAAGGAAGGTCTTAGGttcatttggttgcagaagggtggcaagtatGTTGCTTTCGACAAACATTggcaattcctccctcttgaccatccgttcagacgagacatcaagAACTTTACGAAAGGTGTCGCAGTGACAAGCGTTGTACCTCCAATGAAGACTAGTGCCGCAATTCGTCAAGAAATAGATGCTCTCGTGGTCAATCCAGCAGGTGGCTTTATGGGATATAGCGAAcaacatatgtggactcataagtcaagcttgactcggctcccctaCTATGATGACTTGAtccttccacacaacattgatGTCATGCACACCGAAAAGAATATCGCTGAGGCACTTTGGTCAACAATCATGGATATTCCCGGCAAGACAAAGGACAACGTTAAGGCTAGAGTTGATCTGGCAATATTATGTGATAGACCGAACCTAGAGATGAAGCCTCCTTGTCGCggaaagacatggagaaggcctaaggccgatttCGTCTTGACTAAGCCCCAGAGGAGGGAAGTACTAGAGTGGATTAAGAAGTTGATGTTTcctgatgggtatgcagctaatctgagtaggggggtcaacttttcatctatgcgagtcttagggatgaagagtcatgactaccacatatggattgagcggcttcttccggcgATGGTTCGAGGCTATTTCCCTGAGCATGTGTGGCTAGTatttgcagagttgagctatttcttccgccagctttgtgccaaggagttatctcGGACCGTGGTTGCAGACTTAGAAAGAATGGCACCGGTGTTGCtttgtaagttggagaagatcctTCCACCTGGCTTTttcaatccgatggagcatatgattttgcacctcccgtatgaggcacgaatggggggCCCCGTGCAgggtcgttggtgctatccaatcgagagGTGTCTAAAGGTGCTtcgaaagaaatgtggaaataaaagcaaaattgaggcttccattgcagaggcatacattcATGAAGAGGTGTCcaacttcacaacaacatactatggtaAGAATAGAACATCGTGGCTTTAGTCGTTTTGTACATTAGGATGGCTTAATTACATCTTCTAATATGTCATGCATGTACTTGCTGTCCTGTAggtgacaacctccctagcgtgcataatcctccccctcgttacaatgctagcgaaaatgaatcgaacctcagcctgttgcaagggcaactcgGAAGTGCACGTGGTTCGAGCAATAAGACATTGAGCCCTCAAGAATGGCGTCAGATCatgctatatgtgttgaccaaccttgaagAGGTGGTGCCGTACATGAAGCGATTTCTTCGTGAGTTCTGGTGTCAATCAAGGGATCCTACCGAGCAGGAATGTGATACCCTTCTTAGACAGGGCGCGGGGAATGGATCGCCCACTTTCATTGCTTGGTTCAAACAGCAGGTACCGTCCAATGTAGCTCGTACTTAGTTTGTCAATCGTAGTTGTTGTTACGTGCAAATAATATGACGATCTATCATGCTTGAACTTGCAGGGTCATAGGATGAGTGCCGAGTTGAGACAGGTTGCAGATGGCTTTGACTGTAGGGTCAGATCATATTCTGGTTATGACGTtaatggatatcgtttttggACGAGAAGCCATGAGgcaagtcgacccaatcgaaagaccacaaattctGGAGTTTTTACTCTCGGCCTTGATAATGTCGAGTATTacggaagaattgaagaaatatatgAACTCAATTTTCATGGTTCCAAACCTCTCAATCCCGTTATATTCAAATGCCATTGGTTTGATCCAGAGGTAACGAGAcggacatattctaatcttggCCTAGTGGAGGTCCGACAGGATTCCATCTTACCAGGAGACGATGtctatattgtggcccaacaagccatacaagtttattatctcccatatgcgtgccaaaccaaggagcatcttaagggttggtatgttgtgcacAAGGTATCACCGCATGGCAAAGTACCTGTCCCAATCGATGAGGATTACGACTTAGACCCAAACAcatatgacggagagttctttcaagaagaggggctagaagggcgatttgagatagacttaacCGAAGCAATCGGAACGGAAGTTGAAATGGTTattgaagaggaggaggaggaggatgaggtgcaAAATGCAAAAGACTTACAAATGCTAGAAGCATTACATTTAGGCAATGTCAATGATGATAGTTATGCTTCGGATAATGTGGACTATGACatggttgatagtgatgatgagacttatgatccagctaatcctgatgatgaagattacttttaatcaatgtaatactatattattatgtaattatattttatttattttgcatctctttctaagtatggtatgtttatctgtacttattgatttactcttcttaatttcaggtgattgaacaaagatggtgGGCGGTGGTTACTTGAGGAACGTACGGTCCCTTTACTGCAGGGCGAGGAGTGCCCCTGCACCGTCCGATGTAGCAGAGGGGTCGTcacggagggggagggggaggagggggagggggagggggagggggagctcaCAGAGGCCCTCGCAGGACGACACGGAGGAGGAGTCACAGTTGCCTACGCAGGATGAGGTGCAGGAGAGGGACGAGGAGGTGCAGGAGAGGGAC
Protein-coding sequences here:
- the LOC112892637 gene encoding NAC domain-containing protein 59-like is translated as MSGSPPLPLSPSQEAGRPGNPLPTDLPRGYRFRPTDAELINHHLKPKLLGYHRPGKSIVIPEVDLRKVEPWDLPDTSRLDTSEWYVFNLRRHRGGFRIRVDRATPGGYWILTRKKRVMDDGNNRMVIGTKKTFFHYRGKAPKGTKNEEWVMHEYGVEVLPPAAPSAVPPPRPGRRRYCIRSCSTS